A part of Amycolatopsis camponoti genomic DNA contains:
- a CDS encoding tetratricopeptide repeat protein produces the protein MLNDEGASVGTCFQVSPSVLVTAWHVLNDLGRGAEHDTVSIDALNGAIEPTTAQVIRTDPLHDLAVLRASQPLPGSVTGWFATDWTELNDPVVVTGVVEVDDPEHEYRHLDAPGHWAGGTTRDRQVPLGRLSAKDVMKGMSGAPVRRISDDRVVGVVSARYNAADGWLEHSVWVARTEDIENLLAGVVDVVVDGAPDLGEAVDLVLSMSETEVRLTGPNIAITAPHRGVSEGLAAVLGDAHRARARAGAGAGAVDRTIAPDAERAESIGAVSLRRAGQLLAESFLPAPIADALARMLRRATTEHVPVRLGIDAPGWPGLPWESLPDPVTSRPLALCPLVTVFRQVQAPKVRKIPGPLRILVAISAPERGGGALLDYERELRNVVAAVRGARAGDADVRVVPFATTAAIRAALDEAPAHVLHLSCHGGPGVLVLEDDDGAARAVTGEELVEEAVPPGMMPPVICLAACYTDVPGEEGAPSLAANLIEHGASAIIGTETSVTDWYATALFARVYQELAQSSVPDVVAAVADARRIVQLYLAASEHPRESILAALDEWSVVTVLAGSGSMRVFDPAEQERVSWPRSRSVGGLLWRGHGEFVGRRREQRALPAALAGRAVSGVVLHGIGGVGKTTLAAELLQHLQFPVVAVCTGEVSVDDVLAAVTGALRRHLATQGGYEQLLRIVGYASQVSEAWQDRFLALCEEVFSQVPVLLVLDNFEDNLTNRRLGDDALANLLARWATDPGESRLLVTSRYEFSLPGDAHRHLRSSLVGPMSMAETFKLIWSLPALDRLDDDDLEKVWRLVGGHPRSLEYLDALLNHGHARYHDVTARLSKALQAHPKAQAAVTADTLDAALAQTVTLIADDVLLDALLRTLEKHPGARELLLGASVYREPFGLDALLFQIGDVDEDAAHVPEYEGAQQHISDVLEQQHIPLAEFDIGKLPAHVLAQVQSDLDELAAVPMPPRSSSYDLGDLVAALAATSLLTVDSEAGVVFVHRWTASALERRCRDDELRQAHRKAAEYWNWRIRVWPQDREADLHDALEARHHLIAGDQLDEAEAISWTIARRLHAVGGWDHELALIHHTLAVLARTVDQQVPWQHQLGILAQARGDYTEAERRYTDALTILEELGDRARMASSYGQLGMLAQARGDYTEAERRYTDSLTIKKEFGDRPGMAITYHQLGTLAQARGDYTEAERRYTNSLTIKKELGDRAGMASTYHQLGTLAQDRGDYTEAERRYTDALTINEELGNRADMARSYGQLGILARARGDYTEAERRYTVALTILEELGDRAGMAITYYQLGILAQARGDYTEAERRYTDALTIDEELGDRPGMAITTSQLGTLAEAMNDHIGAVAHHAHAAHVRVQLNLHEQVFDLRRLQSLRDVVGAQRFDEAVRGAIGEDAATALTTVLEIYGHNE, from the coding sequence TGCACGATCTAGCCGTACTGCGGGCGTCACAGCCGTTACCCGGGTCGGTGACCGGGTGGTTCGCGACCGACTGGACGGAACTCAACGATCCCGTCGTGGTCACCGGGGTCGTCGAGGTAGACGACCCCGAACACGAGTACCGGCACCTCGACGCACCCGGACACTGGGCGGGCGGGACGACCCGGGACCGGCAAGTCCCGCTGGGACGGTTGTCGGCGAAAGACGTCATGAAAGGCATGAGCGGCGCCCCAGTCCGGCGGATCTCCGACGATCGGGTGGTCGGGGTCGTGTCGGCCCGCTACAACGCGGCGGACGGCTGGCTGGAGCATTCGGTGTGGGTGGCCCGCACTGAAGACATCGAGAACCTCCTGGCCGGCGTCGTTGACGTCGTGGTCGACGGCGCGCCGGATCTGGGCGAGGCCGTCGATCTGGTGCTGTCGATGTCGGAGACCGAGGTCCGACTGACCGGCCCGAACATCGCCATCACGGCACCCCATCGCGGGGTCAGCGAGGGCCTTGCTGCCGTGCTGGGCGACGCGCACCGCGCCCGGGCCCGCGCCGGCGCCGGCGCCGGCGCCGTGGACCGCACGATCGCGCCCGACGCGGAACGTGCCGAGTCGATAGGAGCAGTGTCGCTGCGGCGGGCCGGGCAGTTGCTGGCGGAATCGTTCCTGCCCGCGCCGATCGCGGACGCGCTGGCGCGGATGCTGCGGCGCGCCACAACCGAACATGTGCCGGTCCGTCTCGGCATCGACGCGCCGGGATGGCCTGGACTGCCGTGGGAGTCGCTGCCAGACCCGGTGACGTCGCGACCGCTGGCCTTGTGTCCGCTGGTCACCGTGTTCCGTCAGGTGCAGGCACCGAAGGTCCGCAAGATTCCGGGGCCGCTGCGGATCCTGGTCGCGATCTCCGCCCCGGAACGCGGCGGCGGTGCGCTGCTGGACTACGAACGCGAACTCCGCAACGTGGTCGCCGCGGTCCGCGGCGCCCGCGCCGGTGACGCGGACGTGCGGGTGGTGCCGTTCGCGACGACCGCGGCAATCCGCGCCGCCCTGGACGAGGCACCAGCGCACGTTCTGCACCTGTCATGCCATGGTGGCCCCGGTGTCCTCGTGCTCGAAGACGACGACGGCGCAGCGCGGGCGGTGACTGGAGAGGAGTTGGTGGAGGAGGCGGTCCCGCCGGGGATGATGCCGCCGGTGATCTGCCTGGCCGCTTGCTACACCGACGTTCCCGGCGAGGAAGGAGCGCCGTCGCTGGCGGCAAACCTGATCGAGCACGGCGCGAGCGCCATCATCGGGACCGAAACCTCGGTGACCGACTGGTACGCCACCGCGCTGTTCGCCCGCGTCTATCAGGAACTCGCGCAGTCGTCGGTCCCGGACGTGGTCGCCGCGGTCGCCGATGCCCGCCGGATCGTCCAGCTGTACCTGGCGGCCTCGGAGCATCCGCGAGAGAGCATCCTGGCGGCGCTGGACGAATGGAGCGTCGTCACTGTTCTGGCGGGTTCCGGCTCGATGAGGGTGTTTGATCCGGCAGAGCAGGAACGGGTGTCGTGGCCGAGGAGCAGGTCGGTGGGTGGGTTGCTGTGGCGTGGTCACGGCGAGTTCGTCGGCCGTCGTCGCGAGCAGCGAGCTCTGCCGGCCGCTCTTGCGGGGCGTGCGGTCAGCGGTGTCGTCCTGCACGGTATCGGCGGCGTCGGGAAGACGACCTTGGCCGCGGAACTTCTACAACATCTGCAGTTTCCGGTGGTCGCCGTTTGTACGGGCGAAGTGTCAGTGGATGACGTGCTCGCCGCGGTGACCGGCGCGCTTCGCCGTCATCTGGCGACACAGGGCGGCTACGAACAGCTGCTGCGCATTGTCGGCTATGCCAGCCAGGTCAGCGAGGCGTGGCAAGACCGGTTCCTCGCCTTATGCGAAGAAGTGTTCAGTCAGGTCCCGGTCCTGCTGGTGCTCGACAACTTCGAAGACAACCTCACCAACCGCCGGCTTGGCGACGACGCGCTAGCAAATCTGCTGGCGCGCTGGGCTACGGATCCGGGTGAGAGCCGGTTGCTGGTCACGTCCCGCTATGAGTTCAGCCTGCCCGGCGACGCGCACCGGCATCTGCGGTCTTCGCTGGTCGGGCCGATGTCGATGGCCGAGACATTCAAGCTGATCTGGTCGCTGCCGGCACTGGACCGGCTGGACGATGACGACCTCGAGAAGGTGTGGCGACTGGTCGGCGGGCATCCCCGCAGCCTCGAATACCTCGACGCCCTCCTCAACCACGGCCACGCCCGTTACCACGACGTCACCGCACGCCTGAGCAAGGCGCTGCAGGCCCACCCCAAGGCTCAAGCTGCCGTGACTGCCGACACGCTCGACGCTGCGCTGGCGCAGACGGTGACGCTGATCGCCGATGACGTTCTGCTCGACGCACTCCTGCGCACGCTCGAGAAGCACCCCGGTGCACGCGAGCTGCTGCTCGGCGCATCCGTCTACCGGGAACCGTTCGGCCTTGATGCGCTGCTGTTCCAGATCGGCGACGTCGACGAGGACGCCGCACATGTACCGGAATATGAAGGCGCACAGCAACACATCTCGGATGTGCTTGAGCAGCAACATATCCCGTTGGCCGAGTTTGATATCGGCAAGCTGCCGGCGCACGTGCTGGCCCAGGTTCAATCCGATCTCGACGAGCTCGCGGCTGTGCCGATGCCACCACGGTCATCTTCATACGACCTTGGCGACCTCGTAGCGGCATTGGCGGCGACCAGTCTGTTGACCGTGGATTCTGAGGCCGGGGTGGTGTTCGTGCATCGCTGGACCGCCTCCGCTCTCGAACGCCGCTGCCGCGACGACGAGCTGCGGCAAGCGCACCGCAAGGCCGCGGAATACTGGAACTGGCGCATCAGGGTCTGGCCTCAGGACCGCGAGGCGGATCTGCACGACGCTCTGGAAGCGCGCCACCACCTCATCGCAGGCGACCAACTAGACGAGGCAGAAGCAATTAGTTGGACCATCGCTCGCCGACTTCATGCTGTGGGCGGCTGGGATCACGAACTGGCACTTATCCATCACACACTCGCTGTCCTGGCACGGACAGTAGATCAGCAAGTACCGTGGCAACACCAACTCGGCATCCTCGCCCAAGCCCGGGGTGACTACACCGAAGCCGAACGCCGCTACACCGACGCACTCACCATCCTGGAGGAGCTCGGCGACCGCGCCAGGATGGCCAGTAGCTACGGGCAGCTAGGCATGCTGGCCCAGGCCCGGGGTGACTACACCGAAGCAGAACGCCGCTACACCGACTCCCTCACCATCAAAAAGGAGTTCGGCGACCGCCCCGGCATGGCCATCACCTACCACCAACTCGGCACCCTCGCCCAAGCCCGGGGTGACTACACCGAAGCAGAACGCCGCTACACCAACTCCCTCACCATCAAAAAGGAGCTCGGCGACCGCGCCGGCATGGCCAGCACCTACCACCAACTCGGCACCCTCGCCCAGGACCGGGGTGACTACACCGAAGCCGAACGCCGCTACACCGACGCACTCACCATCAACGAGGAGCTCGGCAACCGCGCCGACATGGCCCGCAGCTACGGGCAGCTCGGCATCCTTGCCCGGGCCCGCGGTGACTACACCGAAGCCGAACGCCGCTACACCGTCGCACTCACCATCCTGGAGGAGCTCGGCGACCGCGCCGGCATGGCCATCACCTACTACCAACTCGGCATCCTTGCCCAAGCCCGGGGTGACTACACCGAAGCCGAACGCCGCTACACCGACGCACTTACCATCGACGAAGAGCTCGGCGACCGCCCCGGCATGGCCATCACAACCAGTCAGCTTGGAACTCTCGCTGAAGCAATGAACGACCATATCGGTGCTGTCGCGCATCACGCGCACGCCGCCCACGTGCGCGTTCAGCTGAATCTGCACGAACAGGTTTTTGATCTTCGCCGACTTCAGTCCCTGCGCGATGTGGTAGGGGCACAAAGATTTGACGAGGCAGTTCGAGGAGCTATCGGCGAAGACGCGGCTACTGCACTCACTACTGTTTTGGAAATCTATGGGCATAACGAATAG
- a CDS encoding Imm53 family immunity protein, whose translation MTEEIRWLSEWFSSQCDGDWEHEFGVRLETLDNPGWRLRVDIVGTSVEGRVLPRSKVDLGAGRWLWTSADGTSYEGSCDVRSLRELVAAFRGFVSSLG comes from the coding sequence GTGACAGAAGAGATCCGGTGGTTGAGTGAGTGGTTCTCGAGTCAATGCGACGGCGACTGGGAGCACGAGTTCGGCGTCCGGCTCGAGACGTTGGACAATCCGGGTTGGAGGCTGCGCGTCGACATCGTGGGCACCAGTGTGGAGGGCCGAGTGCTGCCGAGGTCGAAAGTGGACCTTGGAGCGGGTCGTTGGCTCTGGACGTCAGCTGACGGGACAAGTTACGAAGGGTCCTGTGACGTGCGGTCGCTGCGTGAGTTGGTCGCTGCGTTCCGGGGGTTCGTGTCGTCTCTGGGGTGA
- a CDS encoding epoxide hydrolase N-terminal domain-containing protein codes for MPEFEGKAAHEMTTLEQQTSHAIRPFTVSFRKGALDDLRHRLAATRWPSRELVGDRSQGVQLATIRALVQYWANGYDLGRVQCLRASRGAVR; via the coding sequence GTGCCGGAATTCGAGGGAAAGGCCGCGCATGAGATGACCACGCTCGAGCAGCAAACGAGCCACGCGATCCGACCGTTCACCGTGTCCTTCCGCAAAGGGGCGCTCGACGACCTACGCCACCGGCTGGCGGCGACGCGCTGGCCGAGCCGGGAGCTCGTGGGCGATCGCTCCCAGGGGGTGCAGCTGGCGACGATCCGGGCGCTGGTCCAGTACTGGGCGAACGGGTACGACCTCGGCCGGGTGCAGTGTCTTCGCGCAAGCCGGGGTGCGGTGCGGTGA